The sequence below is a genomic window from Lolium perenne isolate Kyuss_39 chromosome 4, Kyuss_2.0, whole genome shotgun sequence.
gcgagccagccattccgaagaatgagtgccaaatccatgtatcctgtgaagcaacagcttcaagaatgactgtgcacccctcagaatggccactgtatgccccctgccaaccaaaggggcagttcttccactcccagtgcatgcagtctatgctgccaagcatcccagAAAACCCCCTGAAAGCGTTGATTGACAACAGACGAGTTGTGTCCTCTGCATTAGGTTGCCGGAGGTACTGTTCTCCGAACGAACCGATCACAGCTCTGCAAAACCTGTACATCGCTTCCAAgccggtagactcactcatgcgcgtgtactcatctacgaaatcaccggcaacgccatatgcaagcatcctaatcgctgccgtgtatttctggtacgaagagaggcctaccttgccaattgcatccactttcgcgtggaagtagtcgtcgtagagcTTGACGCCATCTATTATCCGGCGGAACAACGGTCTGGACATCCGAAAACGACGGCGAAACATGGCCGGCGTGTACAATGCCTTGGGCTGGAAGTAATCGGTGAAGAGCTGGTcctggccgcgttctcttttgcggtccaaggcggcggcgcgccccggcaaggacccccggtgcacggggatctgcgagacaatgtgatcgtggatgatcagcgcagcatccgtgaaaaattcgtcgtccgagtcctcgtcggacgacgtgtcgatgaagttcttgaagaagtagtcgtcgtcgctgtccaccatgatctacagatgaaaagggacaaattttagtatgcccatttcatcgaacacgtcGCACGCGGAGGCCATCCTGTGCGTCCGTAGGGACCTGCAGGCCATGGCCGTCTCGGCCGACTTGCGGTCTGCAAAGAGggtgcacgagagctcacctccggcggcAACGGCGCAGCTGCGAACGGCGGGAGGTCTTGCGATGGTGGGAGGACAGCGGCGACGGTGACGAcgtcctccgactctgctacgaCGCGGCGAAAGCAGCGCGGGGCCGCGACCTATGTTTCCACCCCGCTTGCCGGCGTGTcgacgacggtggccggcgtcgacgcctctcccaaatcgccggtccttggctggcggcggagcggcgggagatgtgtgcgaggggtttgtgttttgggagacagacaggcgggctaggggcggacaaggggaggacgcgagcgaccagcatccggcgtccgcggccacgcaaactcgtcccagatttgggccgggtttgggtcgtcccggacgccgcggccatccgttttagggataggtccgcgcgctgggccgcgtttttgtccggttcAATCCATCCgaacgcgcgggcgcggtttggatcgccccgttggagatgcccttaaggcCTCCACGCAGCGGGCGCTGGCGGCCGGGGCGACGGCGGACGCAGTGATGACCATGCTCAAGGAGGTGACGCCGGACCTTTCCTGCCCCGTGGTCCTCTTCTCCTACTTCGACCCCATCGTGCGGCTAGGGACGGCGAGCTTCGCCGCCGCGGCCAAAGATGCGGGTGTCAAAGGTGAACTACTCTAATTAATCTCACGGCTAGTATACTCAAGTAAGAGTATCATAATTAAGAGTAATTAAAATTATCTCGCGGGTCGTTGTCACTGCATCATCGTTTGAGCATCGTGTACATGAACACGATCGAACAGTAAGTCAAGTGTAAGCAACCTACGACTGTATGCTGCAGAGTATCAGCTTGGATATAGCTGCCGGTCCATTTGATGTTGCCACTTGACAGAGAGACGTTCTATGTTAGCTCTCGCGTGACTTTTAAATGTAATACGTATTAATCAGTAGTCCAGTTCCACATGGAAAGCTGTCAAGCTGTGATTATGTTTATCTCGAagttttaaatagccggctataacGCGGCTATAACCCCGCTATAGCTTTTGAGGAGCCCTCTCGCTAAGCTATGATATTTATAGGCTAAACGAGAAAAACAAATAATATCCCACTATAGCTCTATTTAGCCCCTAATTAATCTCTAATTTAGCCGCTAATTTTTTCTCTGAATTTCTCTTCTCATCTACTTTtaattcatgtttttaaattcaaTTCAACCTAATTTAATAAAACTTGCAAGTTGAATAGTCAAATATTTGTCTGCGTTAAATAGTTGAATAAGTTGTAGCTCGAATCATGTTTGAGTCATATATTTTTCTTTTAATTTTGCAAGATGTAATTGAAAAAAAAGGCTAAATGGATTAGCTCGCCTATAGCATTTCTTAGCTTCTAAAAATATCGCAGCTAAATGAAATAGCCTGCCATTTTAAAATATGGTTCATCTGTAATATAGTAATTCTTCTAACCACTTTGATAATATAGTGTTGTTATTGATTCAGACAGTTACATGTGTTGCAGGTCTTATCATACCTGATCTTCCGTACGACAACATACATGCTTTCAGGATAGAAGCCATCAAGAACAGTCTAGAGTTGGTATATGCACGCCCCttcgatgtcaatatatgtgattctAAGAAAACTTAGAATTTGAAGTACAACCATTAAATTTTTTTTCCATTAATGGTCATATATATAGATCCTCCTTACAACACCAGCTACAACAGCAGAGAGGATGAGAGAGATCACGAAAGCTTCCCAGGGGTTTGTTTACCTTGTAAGTGCAGAATCCatgcgttttttttttttttggttatcTGATCAAGATCACATGTTGTGATTTCTTGTCCCGTAATGAATCACATTATGCAGGTAAGTGTTGTTGGAGTTACGGGAGCCCGTGCTACCGTAAACCCGCATGTCAAGGATCTTCTTAAGGAGATTAGGAAGGTTTGTATATACCCAACTTTAAAATCATCCACTTCTTATTTTTTTTACCGGGAACAAATGTCATGATCAATTTATCATCAGTCACATCTCGTTTTTTTGTATGCAGGTCAGTGACAAAGCAGTGGCAGTCGGCTTTGGAATATCGACCCCGGAACATGTTAGCCAGGTAAAATCCATGCATGTACCATGAGGGTTCACCCCACACTTATAATCATGATTGTAAAATCTCAACAACATAATTCAATTACTGACTTTTAATCCTAAAATGATGCAGATTGTAGAGTGGGGTGCAGATGGAGTGATTATTGGTAGTGCAATGGTGAAACAATTGGGTGAAGCACAATCACCAACACAAGGGTTGAAGAGGCTAGAAGTATATGCCAGGAGTTTGAAAGATGCACTTCCATGTTAAATAATGTAAAAGTTCAGTAGTTAGACTAGCTGTGAgccatcatggtgctcaaaatttCAATAGGTATACACGGAGAAGCTACTTTTTTTTAAAGGCGCAGGAGCTCTATCTTTTAATTGATTAGGAAGGAGTAAACAAGGCCTAGGTCTAAAGGGAAAACAAATAGAGGGCAACACGCCCCCAGCAGCACCACACGCCACATGAGCGCTAACAAGAAGCTCCTCCTACCTGAAGCTCCAGAATGTGGTGTCTAAGGCACTATTTAGGCAACACGCCCCAGCAGCTCCACACGCTACATGAGCGCTAACAGGAAGCTCCTCCTACTTGAAGCTCCAGAGAAGGgggtgtctgatacgtctccaacgtatctataatttccgatgttccatgcttattttatgacaataccaacatgttttgttcacactttatatcattttcatgcattttccggaactaacctattaacaagatgccacagtgccagttcctgttttctgctgtttttggttccagaaaggctgttcgggcaatattctcggaattggatgaaatcaacgccaaacctcctatttttcccggaagcgtccagaacaccgaagaagagtcggagaggggccaggggaccaccacaccacatggcggcgcgggccaggcctaggccgcgccggcctagggtgtggcgcccccaggtgcccccctgcgccgcctcttcgcctataaaagccctttcgacctaaaaacgcagtaccaattgacgaaactccagaaagactccaggggcgccgccaccgtcgcgaaactccaattcgggggacagaactctctgttccggcaccctgccggacggggaattgcccccggagccatctccaccgccgtcttcaccgccatcttcaccgcaatcgctgcttccatgatgaggagggagtaatccacccctgaggctgagggctccgctgtagctatgtggttcatctctctcccatgtacctcaatacaataatctcatgagctgctttacatgattgagattcatatgagtttgtatcacaatttatctatgtgctactctagcaaagttattaaagtagttctattcctcctgcacgtgtgtaaaggtgacagtgtgtgcaccgtgttagtacttggtttatgctatgatcatgatctcttgtagattgcgaagttaactattgctatgataatattgatgtgatctattcctcctacatatgcatgaaggtgacagtgtgcatgctatgttagtacttggtttagtcggttgatctatcttacactataaggttacttaaatatgagcattattgtggagcttgttaactccggcattgagggttcgtgtaatcctacgcaatgtgttcatcatccaacaaaagtgtagagtatgcatttatctattctgttatgtgatcaatgttgagagtgtccactagtgaaagtgtaatccctaggccttgttcctaaatactgctgcgttactactgcttgtttactgtttcactgtgttact
It includes:
- the LOC127292388 gene encoding indole-3-glycerol phosphate lyase, chloroplastic-like, whose product is MTMLKEVTPDLSCPVVLFSYFDPIVRLGTASFAAAAKDAGVKGLIIPDLPYDNIHAFRIEAIKNSLELILLTTPATTAERMREITKASQGFVYLVSVVGVTGARATVNPHVKDLLKEIRKVSDKAVAVGFGISTPEHVSQIVEWGADGVIIGSAMVKQLGEAQSPTQGLKRLEVYARSLKDALPC